In Triticum aestivum cultivar Chinese Spring chromosome 5B, IWGSC CS RefSeq v2.1, whole genome shotgun sequence, the following proteins share a genomic window:
- the LOC123115914 gene encoding transcription repressor OFP8 isoform X2: protein MSSTRARRSGGRQFAVGGRWRHVAVVDTGCGCRPRRPRLPLMSLPSFLRPSVTRSGSSSRSSSLFPSSASTASSASAATYSSYSSSGNYANYPASAHVYKHHQEPAVPYGVTAKASAPVARNKVGSKAKKRREKMAAAAEVEEEEDVGVAVEKESSDPRADFRDSMVQMVVEMGLCDWDGLRCMLRRLLALNAPRHHAAILAAFAEVCAQLASEPRPPPPPAYQYDYYY from the coding sequence ATGTCATCGACGAGagcgcggcggagcggcggccggcAGTTCGCGGTGGGCGGCCGGTGGCGGCACGTGGCCGTGGTGGACACGGGGTGCGGGTGCCGCCCGCGCCGGCCGAGGCTGCCGCTCATGAGCCTGCCCTCCTTCCTCCGGCCGTCGGTCACCAGAAGCGGCAGCAGCTCCCGCTCGTCGTCCTTATTCccctcctccgcctccaccgcgTCGTCTGCCTCCGCCGCCACCTACTCCTCGTACTCCTCCTCCGGTAACTATGCCAACTACCCCGCCTCCGCCCACGTCTACAAGCACCACCAGGAGCCTGCAGTGCCCTACGGGGTCACGGCCAAGGCGTCGGCGCCGGTTGCGAGGAACAAGGTGGGCAGCAAGGCGAAGAAGAGGCGCGAGAAGATGGCAGCGGCGgccgaggtggaagaggaggaggacgtcgGGGTGGCGGTAGAGAAGGAGTCGTCGGACCCCCGGGCCGACTTCCGTGACAGCATGGTGCAGATGGTGGTGGAGATGGGGCTCTGCGACTGGGACGGCCTCCGCTGCATGCTTCGCCGCCTGCTCGCCCTCAACGCGCCGCGCCACCACGCCGCCATCCTCGCTGCCTTCGCCGAGGTCTGTGCCCAGCTCGCCTCGgagcctcgcccgccgccgcctccggcgtATCAATACGACTACTACTACTGA
- the LOC123115914 gene encoding transcription repressor OFP8 isoform X1, with amino-acid sequence MSSTRARRSGGRQFAVGGRWRHVAVVDTGCGCRPRRPRLPLMSLPSFLRPSVTRSGSSSRSSSLFPSSASTASSASAATYSSYSSSGNYANYPASAHVYKHHQEPAVPYGVTAKASAPVARNKVGSKAKKRREKMAAAAEVEEEEDVGVAVEKESSDPRADFRDSMVQMVVEMGLCDWDGLRCMLRRLLALNAPRHHAAILAAFAEVVCSCSVCSVWGLLSRSWHHLVYASRSGRGYRVVIGSLGR; translated from the exons ATGTCATCGACGAGagcgcggcggagcggcggccggcAGTTCGCGGTGGGCGGCCGGTGGCGGCACGTGGCCGTGGTGGACACGGGGTGCGGGTGCCGCCCGCGCCGGCCGAGGCTGCCGCTCATGAGCCTGCCCTCCTTCCTCCGGCCGTCGGTCACCAGAAGCGGCAGCAGCTCCCGCTCGTCGTCCTTATTCccctcctccgcctccaccgcgTCGTCTGCCTCCGCCGCCACCTACTCCTCGTACTCCTCCTCCGGTAACTATGCCAACTACCCCGCCTCCGCCCACGTCTACAAGCACCACCAGGAGCCTGCAGTGCCCTACGGGGTCACGGCCAAGGCGTCGGCGCCGGTTGCGAGGAACAAGGTGGGCAGCAAGGCGAAGAAGAGGCGCGAGAAGATGGCAGCGGCGgccgaggtggaagaggaggaggacgtcgGGGTGGCGGTAGAGAAGGAGTCGTCGGACCCCCGGGCCGACTTCCGTGACAGCATGGTGCAGATGGTGGTGGAGATGGGGCTCTGCGACTGGGACGGCCTCCGCTGCATGCTTCGCCGCCTGCTCGCCCTCAACGCGCCGCGCCACCACGCCGCCATCCTCGCTGCCTTCGCCGAG GTCGTCTGCTCGTGTTCCGTCTGTTCTGTGTGGGGGCTGCTCTCGAGATCCTGGCACCACCTGGTGTACGCATCCCGGTCTGGGCGAGGTTACCGGGTGGTGATAGGATCTCTCGGAAGATAA